The Ictalurus furcatus strain D&B chromosome 5, Billie_1.0, whole genome shotgun sequence genome includes a region encoding these proteins:
- the gpr37l1b gene encoding G-protein coupled receptor 37-like 1, with protein sequence MEKCSSRLIYVLTLVMFLSVCASETKTKAKSVTSPFNQQEDQVVFDQKKIIGDAGLSDFDQDEFHMAMSKGDYMEDADGGSVHTPAEFSGTHPTTAPQSNLPNLSLTSNVEKDGSADGILTKNNVTEQDITRIYNPLFPVTNSSYSAYGILFLAFVVFAVGIVGNLAVMCIVWHNYFMRSAWNYILASLAFWDFLVLCFCLPVVVFNELTHKRLLGDFSCKVVPYMEVTSLGVTSFSLCALGIDRFHAATSSLPKARRVEHCQSVLAKLAVVWVGSMVLAAPELLIWQLQQVKSPSLGVQVDVCIMSPYPNLPESIYSLIINYHDTRIWWYFGCYFCLPVVFTLLCQLATCHVSSDSGSFGKRTEERSPSTKQKLQHAQQVERQLNCTVMALAVVYGVCALPENVCNLTLTYASIQPSKDVLALLTLINQFFLFFKSSVTPVLLLCLCKTLGQAFMDCCCCCCEECQPSTSSSSQNITESKHEMSSSIFFDKAKDSTTILSIGS encoded by the exons atggagAAGTGCAGTTCGAGATTGATTTATGTATTGACCCTAGTCATGTTTTTGAGTGTCTGTGCTTCTGAAACAAAAACCAAGGCAAAGAGTGTAACATCTCCATTCAACCAGCAAGAAGATCAAGTGGTTTTTGATCAAAAAAAGATCATTGGGGATGCTGGACTTAGTGACTTTGATCAAGATGAATTCCATATGGCGATGTCAAAAGGAGATTATATGGAGGATGCAGATGGAGGTTCTGTGCACACACCAGCTGAGTTTTCTGGCACTCACCCGACTACAGCACCTCAGTCAAACCTGCCAAATTTGAGTCTGACATCTAATGTAGAAAAAGATGGCAGTGCTGATGGAATCCTCACTAAAAACAATGTCACAGAACAAGACATCACAAGGATCTACAACCCTCTGTTCCCAGTGACAAACAGCTCTTACAGTGCCTATGGGATTCTGTTTCTGGCATTTGTAGTGTTTGCTGTAGGGATTGTGGGTAATCTTGCTGTCATGTGCATTGTTTGGCATAACTACTTCATGAGGAGTGCATGGAACTACATCCTGGCCAGCCTGGCTTTCTGGGACTTCCTGGTCCTGTGTTTCTGCCTGCCTGTGGTGGTGTTTAATGAACTCACCCACAAACGGCTACTGGGGGATTTTTCTTGCAAGGTTGTACCCTACATGGAG GTGACATCACTAGGCGTGACATCCTTCAGTCTGTGTGCACTTGGTATCGACCGTTTTCATGCAGCCACCAGCTCCCTCCCGAAGGCCCGGCGAGTGGAGCATTGCCAGTCCGTCCTGGCCAAACTGGCAGTGGTGTGGGTCGGTTCCATGGTCCTTGCAGCCCCAGAGCTGCTCATATGGCAGCTACAACAAGTCAAATCCCCTTCTCTGGGTGTCCAGGTGGATGTCTGCATCATGAGCCCGTACCCAAACCTCCCAGAATCTATTTACTCCCTGATCATCAACTACCATGACACTCGCATCTGGTGGTACTTTGGCTGTTACTTCTGCCTGCCTGTAGTCTTCACCTTGCTTTGTCAGCTGGCCACCTGCCATGTCTCCAGCGATAGTGGAAGCTTTGGTAAGCGGACCGAAGAGCGTTCTCCATCCACAAAGCAGAAACTTCAACATGCACAGCAGGTTGAACGGCAACTGAACTGTACCGTCATGGCACTGGCTGTGGTTTATGGGGTGTGTGCACTGCCTGAGAACGTATGCAACCTTACGCTAACATACGCTTCTATACAGCCATCCAAGGACGTTTTGGCTCTCCTCACTCTGATAAATCAGTTTTTCTTATTCTTTAAGTCATCTGTGACGCCAGTGCTCTTGCTGTGTCTGTGTAAGACTCTGGGCCAGGCATTTATGgactgctgttgctgctgctgtgagGAATGCCAACCTAgcacctcctcttcctcccaAAACATTACTGAAAGCAAGCATGAGATGTCCTCATCTATTTTCTTTGACAAAGCCAAGGACAGCACGACCATATTGTCTATTGGCAGCTGA